TTTCCCCATACTGACATTTGCCCAGGAGTATGGCGAAGCATCTTATTACAGTGATAACCTTCATGGTCAACGTACAGCCAGTGGGGAGCGCTACAATAAATATAGCTTTACCGCGGCACACCGTACGCTCGGTTTTGGTACAATGGTTCGTGTAACCCGTATTGATGATGGGCGATCTGTAACGGTAAAGATCAATGACCGGGGCCCACAGAAAGTAGGTCGTGTCATAGATCTGAGTCGTGTAGCTGCCGAGCAGATCGGCCTGACCCGGGATGGTTTTACGCAGGTAAGACTGGATGTGATTTCAACTACCGGGGCGCAGGCACCTGCGGAAACCGTATCAACGCCGGGAAACTCCGGTGGTGTGACTGAAGATCGCACCAAGATTGTACTTTCAGATCTCCCGCTTCGCGACCAGGCCGGCAAACTTCTTTCTGAAGACGGGGAGGTACGTGAATCTGCTCCCAGTCAGGGGCAGGCGACTGGCAGTGGTGCTGCAAATAGCCTTCCTGATAAGCTA
The Bacteroidia bacterium DNA segment above includes these coding regions:
- a CDS encoding septal ring lytic transglycosylase RlpA family protein → MENPFSFLSYMKVLWICLLGLFFPILTFAQEYGEASYYSDNLHGQRTASGERYNKYSFTAAHRTLGFGTMVRVTRIDDGRSVTVKINDRGPQKVGRVIDLSRVAAEQIGLTRDGFTQVRLDVISTTGAQAPAETVSTPGNSGGVTEDRTKIVLSDLPLRDQAGKLLSEDGEVRESAPSQGQATGSGAANSLPDKLSAEMAKYTPALFQMAATKQEPMGFGVQVGAFFTYYRLLEGLDDLHRKGFENTMVHNSIKDDKPIFRILLGPYQTRQEALNMRKKALAAGQKGILVDLAELK